One genomic window of Prochlorococcus sp. MIT 0801 includes the following:
- a CDS encoding HD domain-containing protein: protein MSTRTYYDPLHQSITLNSSIPEEKMVMELINSSPFQRLRRIKQLGPAYLTFHGAESSRFTHSLGVFHLARRAINHLLNFDSGLKEHKFILYGAALLHDLGHGPLSHTSEEIFKIKHESWTAKLINSNQEITTILNKYGEGNAKAISDLIQSRKAEKKSIISLISSQLDCDRLDYLMRDSYTTGARYGQLDIDRIISAMTISPDGDLAIHPKGLMAVEHYLVIRNLMYRSVYNHRLNEVCNWLLEQIIKTARNIGPKNLWADRSMSEWLWNHKEMSIESFLSNDDTVTGYHIHKWQDSNSSNLSNLCKRFIHRNLLKALNLSSFTLETRLESLAKARKLSEKYCIEPDISCGLREQIVKSYHPYKHGLRLWDGDKLQALERVSPLVERLIQPNQASWLIYPKEIEIELKLEIEKLKMKHN, encoded by the coding sequence ATGTCGACAAGAACTTATTACGACCCTCTTCATCAATCCATTACATTAAATAGTTCCATTCCAGAAGAAAAAATGGTGATGGAATTAATAAATTCATCCCCATTTCAAAGATTAAGAAGAATCAAACAATTAGGACCTGCTTATTTAACATTTCATGGTGCAGAATCAAGCAGGTTTACTCATTCTCTTGGTGTATTTCATCTAGCAAGAAGAGCAATAAATCATTTATTAAACTTTGATTCTGGATTAAAAGAGCATAAATTCATTCTCTATGGTGCTGCGCTTTTACATGATCTTGGGCATGGACCACTAAGTCATACAAGTGAAGAAATCTTCAAAATAAAACATGAATCATGGACCGCTAAATTAATAAATTCAAATCAAGAAATAACTACTATACTTAATAAGTATGGAGAAGGAAATGCAAAAGCAATTTCAGATTTAATTCAATCTAGAAAAGCAGAAAAAAAATCAATAATTTCGTTAATTAGTAGTCAGCTAGACTGTGATAGACTTGATTATTTAATGAGAGATAGTTATACAACAGGAGCAAGATATGGTCAACTAGATATAGACCGAATAATTTCAGCAATGACAATTTCACCTGATGGGGATTTAGCGATCCACCCAAAAGGGTTAATGGCTGTTGAGCATTATTTAGTTATAAGAAATCTAATGTATAGAAGCGTATACAATCATCGATTAAATGAAGTTTGCAATTGGTTATTAGAGCAAATTATAAAGACAGCAAGAAATATTGGACCAAAAAACTTATGGGCTGATAGAAGCATGTCTGAATGGCTTTGGAATCATAAAGAAATGAGTATAGAAAGTTTTTTATCTAATGATGACACAGTAACTGGATACCATATACATAAATGGCAAGACTCTAATTCTAGCAACCTATCTAATCTCTGTAAGCGCTTTATACATAGAAATTTATTAAAAGCATTAAATTTATCCTCCTTTACTTTAGAGACAAGGTTAGAATCTCTAGCAAAAGCTAGAAAACTATCTGAAAAATATTGCATTGAGCCAGATATATCCTGTGGATTAAGAGAACAAATTGTTAAAAGTTACCATCCTTATAAACATGGACTTCGTTTATGGGACGGAGATAAGTTACAAGCTCTAGAGAGAGTTTCACCATTAGTTGAGAGATTAATTCAGCCTAATCAAGCTTCATGGTTGATTTATCCAAAAGAAATTGAAATTGAATTAAAATTAGAAATTGAGAAACTAAAAATGAAACACAATTAG
- the ctpZ gene encoding carboxyl-terminal processing protease CtpZ — MLLSVKSLTKLLQRFFAVIICFGILFQVFTPPAIALNDGQLLVIEAWNLVNSGYLDPKKFDEVQWKKLRQKALEKPINNSQQAYSAIEAMLLPLGDPYTRLLRPVDYEAMKKSNIGSEINGVGLQLGARKEDGDIVVISPLEGSPASDAGITSGTIIKKVNGQSPKQLGLEATAAKLRGQTGTQVIVELEQPDNEIKEISLERRSVDLRPVRTKRIRNESNTFGYLRITQFSEGVPEQVQEALEELSGKEIDGLILDLRNNSGGLVSSGLAVADDFLSNMPVVETKKRDSINDPISSGIETIYDGPMVTLVNGGTASASEILAGALQDNKRSELIGTKTFGKGLIQSLTNLSDGSGLAVTVASYLTPSGRDIQNLGIDPDRLLEMPEPLNPGSDEDRWLLDAELIMQATLDKEEVSEKLSKETLVKEEQLISQEIE; from the coding sequence ATGCTTTTATCTGTTAAATCTTTAACTAAGCTACTGCAAAGATTTTTTGCAGTAATAATTTGTTTTGGGATTTTATTTCAAGTCTTTACTCCGCCAGCAATTGCTCTAAATGATGGACAATTGCTGGTTATTGAAGCCTGGAATCTAGTTAATTCGGGTTATTTAGATCCTAAGAAATTTGATGAAGTTCAATGGAAAAAACTTCGTCAAAAAGCTCTTGAAAAGCCAATAAACAATTCTCAACAAGCCTATTCAGCTATTGAAGCAATGCTTCTTCCTCTTGGAGATCCATATACACGCTTATTAAGACCAGTTGATTACGAAGCGATGAAAAAAAGCAACATAGGTAGTGAAATCAATGGAGTTGGACTTCAATTAGGAGCGAGAAAAGAAGATGGAGATATAGTAGTAATATCTCCTCTTGAAGGCTCTCCAGCATCCGATGCAGGAATTACAAGTGGAACGATTATAAAAAAAGTTAACGGACAATCTCCCAAACAATTAGGACTTGAAGCAACAGCAGCAAAACTGAGAGGGCAAACCGGAACACAAGTAATCGTTGAATTAGAGCAGCCTGACAATGAAATAAAGGAAATTTCTTTAGAAAGAAGAAGTGTTGATTTAAGACCAGTTAGGACTAAGAGAATAAGAAACGAATCAAATACATTTGGTTATTTAAGAATTACACAATTTAGTGAGGGAGTTCCTGAGCAAGTCCAGGAAGCATTGGAAGAACTTTCTGGGAAAGAAATTGATGGACTCATTTTAGATCTAAGAAATAACTCTGGAGGTCTCGTAAGTTCTGGACTCGCAGTTGCTGACGATTTCCTCAGCAACATGCCGGTTGTTGAAACAAAAAAAAGAGATTCCATAAATGATCCCATCAGTTCTGGAATAGAAACTATTTATGATGGTCCAATGGTTACTCTGGTAAATGGGGGGACAGCGAGTGCTAGTGAAATTCTTGCTGGTGCTCTTCAAGACAATAAAAGATCTGAACTTATAGGTACTAAAACTTTTGGGAAAGGCCTCATACAATCTTTGACCAATCTCAGTGATGGTAGTGGTTTAGCTGTAACAGTTGCTAGCTATTTAACTCCGAGTGGAAGAGACATACAAAATCTTGGAATTGATCCTGATCGCCTATTAGAAATGCCAGAACCACTTAATCCAGGCTCTGATGAAGATAGATGGCTTTTAGATGCAGAGCTGATCATGCAAGCCACCTTGGACAAGGAAGAAGTCTCAGAAAAATTATCAAAAGAGACTTTAGTAAAAGAAGAACAATTAATAAGCCAAGAAATTGAATAA
- the petB gene encoding cytochrome b6 has protein sequence MAKSSPVYDWFQERLEIQDIADDVTSKYVPPHVNIFYCLGGITLVCFLIQFATGFAMTFYYKPTVTEAYSSVSYLMTDVSFGWLIRSVHRWSASMMVLMLILHVFRVYLTGGFKRPRELTWITGVVMAVITVAFGVTGYSLPWDQVGYWAVKIVSGVPAAIPVIGDFMVELLRGGESVGQSTLTRFYSLHTFVMPWLLAVFMLMHFLMIRKQGISGPL, from the coding sequence ATGGCGAAATCTTCACCGGTTTATGACTGGTTCCAGGAACGTCTTGAGATACAGGACATAGCTGATGATGTCACTTCAAAATACGTTCCACCACATGTCAACATTTTTTATTGTCTTGGTGGCATAACACTGGTTTGTTTTTTGATTCAATTCGCGACTGGATTCGCGATGACCTTTTACTACAAACCTACAGTAACTGAAGCTTATAGCTCAGTAAGTTATCTGATGACAGATGTGAGTTTTGGTTGGTTGATTAGATCAGTCCATAGATGGAGTGCCTCAATGATGGTACTCATGCTTATTTTGCATGTTTTTCGAGTTTATTTGACTGGTGGATTTAAAAGACCTAGAGAATTGACGTGGATAACCGGAGTGGTTATGGCAGTAATAACTGTTGCTTTTGGAGTTACAGGGTATTCATTGCCTTGGGATCAAGTTGGTTATTGGGCAGTTAAAATTGTTTCTGGAGTCCCTGCAGCTATTCCAGTTATTGGTGACTTTATGGTTGAACTTCTTAGAGGTGGTGAGAGCGTTGGACAGTCAACTTTGACAAGGTTTTATAGTCTTCATACTTTTGTGATGCCATGGCTATTAGCTGTATTTATGTTGATGCATTTTCTAATGATTAGAAAACAAGGAATCTCTGGTCCGTTATAA
- the petD gene encoding cytochrome b6-f complex subunit IV has product MSTLKKPDLTDTKLRAKLAKGMGHNYYGEPAWPNDLLYIFPVVILGTIACVVGLAVLDPAFLGDKANPFATPLEILPEWYLYPVFQILRVVPNKLLGIALQTLIPLGLMILPFIENINKFANPFRRPVAMTLFLFGTVLTMYLGIGACLPIDKSLTLGLF; this is encoded by the coding sequence ATGTCTACTCTTAAGAAACCTGATTTAACCGATACAAAATTAAGAGCAAAACTTGCTAAAGGAATGGGTCATAATTATTACGGAGAACCAGCATGGCCAAATGATCTTTTGTATATTTTTCCGGTGGTTATTCTTGGGACGATTGCATGTGTTGTCGGTTTAGCAGTTTTAGATCCTGCATTCCTTGGAGATAAAGCAAATCCCTTCGCAACTCCATTAGAGATTCTCCCTGAATGGTATTTATATCCTGTTTTTCAAATTTTAAGAGTTGTACCTAATAAGTTGCTCGGTATTGCTCTGCAGACACTGATACCTCTGGGTTTAATGATTCTTCCTTTTATCGAAAACATAAATAAATTTGCTAATCCTTTTAGAAGACCAGTAGCCATGACATTATTTTTATTTGGAACTGTTTTGACAATGTATTTAGGTATAGGAGCATGCTTACCAATTGATAAATCTCTGACTTTAGGTTTGTTTTAG
- a CDS encoding glycoside hydrolase 100 family protein, with the protein MPARFSQQHQRVRPNSNEDKVVARAKEHFEKTLIEISGSIAGSVAALEHPTKNDALNYGEIFLRDNVPVMIYLLTQKRYDIVKKFLTVSLDLQSTTYQTRGVFPTSFVEEKGKLIADYGQRSIGRITSADASLWWPILCWLYVRKSGDQSFGTSQQVQRGVQLLLDLVLHPTFEGNPVLFVPDCSFMIDRPMDVWGAPLEVEVLLHACLKSCIQLMELSRKHQKSRLLDQRLVLTRQWVHDLRQFLLKHYWVTSKTMQVLRRRPTEQYGEDQHQNEFNVQPQVVPSWLQDWLENRGGYLIGNIRTGRPDFRFYSLGNSLACMFGVLTAPQQRALFRLVLHNREHLMAQMPMRICHPPMDVEEWQNKTGSDPKNWPWSYHNGGHWPSLLWFFGASILLHAKRYPKADVLLMGQMRALIEECYWSQLNQLPRQKWAEYFDGPTGTWVGQQSRTYQTWTIVGFLLMHHLLRAEPDDVLMLDLEESF; encoded by the coding sequence ATGCCCGCACGTTTTAGCCAACAGCACCAAAGGGTCCGTCCCAACTCGAATGAAGACAAAGTTGTTGCCAGAGCTAAAGAACATTTTGAAAAAACTCTGATTGAAATTTCTGGAAGTATTGCAGGAAGTGTCGCAGCATTAGAGCATCCAACAAAGAATGATGCTCTCAATTACGGAGAAATTTTTTTAAGGGACAACGTTCCTGTAATGATTTATCTCTTAACTCAAAAAAGATATGACATAGTCAAGAAATTCTTGACAGTAAGTCTTGATTTGCAAAGTACCACTTATCAAACTCGAGGGGTTTTCCCAACAAGTTTTGTTGAAGAAAAAGGAAAATTAATAGCTGATTATGGTCAGAGATCTATTGGAAGAATCACCTCTGCTGATGCAAGTTTATGGTGGCCAATACTTTGTTGGCTGTATGTGAGAAAAAGTGGTGATCAGAGTTTTGGGACGAGTCAACAGGTTCAAAGAGGTGTGCAACTTCTTCTTGATTTAGTTTTGCATCCAACTTTTGAGGGAAATCCCGTTTTGTTCGTACCAGATTGTTCTTTTATGATAGATCGACCCATGGATGTTTGGGGAGCTCCTCTTGAGGTAGAGGTTTTATTGCATGCATGCTTAAAAAGCTGCATTCAACTAATGGAACTAAGCAGAAAACATCAAAAAAGTCGATTGCTTGATCAGAGGCTTGTTTTAACTCGTCAGTGGGTGCATGATCTTCGACAATTTCTTTTGAAACACTATTGGGTCACAAGCAAAACGATGCAAGTTCTTAGAAGAAGGCCTACAGAGCAATATGGTGAAGATCAACATCAAAATGAATTCAATGTCCAACCCCAAGTAGTACCTTCATGGCTTCAGGATTGGCTTGAGAACAGAGGTGGATACCTTATTGGAAATATAAGGACTGGTAGGCCAGATTTTCGTTTTTACAGTTTGGGTAATTCATTAGCATGCATGTTTGGAGTATTGACAGCACCGCAACAGAGAGCATTATTTCGTCTAGTTCTACATAATCGTGAACACCTCATGGCACAAATGCCAATGAGGATATGTCATCCTCCAATGGATGTTGAAGAATGGCAAAACAAAACAGGTTCAGACCCAAAAAACTGGCCATGGAGCTATCACAATGGGGGGCATTGGCCTAGTCTTTTATGGTTTTTTGGTGCTTCTATACTGCTACATGCAAAACGTTATCCAAAAGCTGATGTTTTACTCATGGGACAAATGAGGGCTCTTATTGAAGAATGTTATTGGAGTCAATTGAATCAACTTCCAAGACAGAAATGGGCAGAATATTTTGATGGGCCAACTGGCACATGGGTAGGACAACAATCTAGGACTTATCAAACTTGGACAATTGTTGGATTTTTATTAATGCATCATTTGTTAAGAGCTGAGCCTGATGATGTATTGATGTTGGACTTAGAGGAAAGTTTCTAA